The genomic interval CTTCTGATGCCCGGCCTACTCCATGAACCCGCCCCAGACCAGGGCCTGGGCGGCGATGACAGCGGTGCCGTTGAAGGTCACCGCGGGTGGCCCGTGCAGGCGGTAACCCTCATCGAGCAGATCGCTGATTCGTTTGCAGAACACGGCGTCATCCACTCCGGTGATCAGCCGGTAGCGCAGCGGTTGGTCGGCGGACATGGGATCAGCCTAGGACGGTGGGGGCGGTGAACCCGGTCGCCACGGCCGCGACCGGCGCGGCGGGCAAACGGGCCGCATTCCGGGCCGGGCTGGCGTCCGGACGGATCCAGCGGCTGCCCGGCGCGTTCAACCCGCTCGTCGCCGCGCTGATCCAGGAGCTGGGATTCGAGGGAGTGTACGTCTCGGGTGCGGTGCTCTCCGCCGAACTCGCGTTGCCCGATATCGGACTGACCACGCTGACCGAAGTGACCGAGCGGGGTCGGCAGATCGCGCGGGTCACCGATCTGCCGGTGCTGATCGATGCCGACACCGGTTTCGGCGAGCCGATGAACGCGGCGCGCACGGTGAGCCTGCTCGAGGATGCCGGGCTGGCGGGGTGCCACCTCGAGGATCAGGTGAATCCGAAGCGGTGCGGGCATCTCGACGGCAAGGCGGTGGTGCCCGTCGCGGAGATGGTGCGGCGGGTGCGAGCCGCGGTCTCGGCGCGGCGTGACCCGAACTTCGTCGTCTGCGCGCGGACCGACGCCCGCGGGACCGAGGGGTTGGCGGCCGCCATCGACCGGGCAAAGGCCTACGCCGACGCCGGCGCCGACCTGATCTTCACCGAGGCGCTGGCGGATGCGGCCGAGTTCGCGAAATTCCGTGCCTCGGTGGATATCCCGCTGCTGGCGAACATGACCGAGTTCGGCAAGTCCGCGCTGCTCCCGGCGGCCGAGCTGGAGAGTCTGGGCTAAAACGCGGTCATCTATCCGGTCACCACGCTGCGGTTGGCGATGTACGCGGTGGAGCGCGGACTGCGCGACATCGCCGCGACCGGAACGCAATCCGGTCTGCTGGAGCGCATGCAGCACCGATCCCGGCTCTACGAACTGCTGAATTACCAGCGCTACAACGAATTCGATGCCGGAATCTTCGATTTCACGACGACGGGTGAAGCATGAGCGAGATCAAGAAGGGCCTGGCGGGGGTGGTCGTCGACACCACGGCCATCTCCAAGGTGGTGCCGGAGACCAATTCGCTGACCTACCGCGGCTACGCGGTGCAGGAGCTGGCGCGGCACTGCTCCTTCGAGGAGGTGGCGTATCTGCTGTGGTACGGGGAACTTCCGCGAGTCGCCGAGCTGGAGCTGCTGTGCCGGCGCGAGCGGGCCTGGCGGCGGGTCGACCGGTCCATTCTGTCCCTGATCGGGAAGATGCCGGATTCCTGCCATCCGATGGATGTGGTCCGCACGGTGGTGAGTTATCTCGGCACCGAGGACCCCGAGGCCGAGTCGGCCGAACCGCGATCGCTGTCGGACAAGGCATTACGGCTGACCGCGGTGCTGCCCACCGTGATCGCGGCCGACATGCGGCGGCGCCGCGGCCTGGACCCGGTCGCGCCGCATTCGCAGCTGGGCTTCGCCGAGAACTTTCTGTACATGTGCTTCGGCGAGTTCCCCGACGCCCGGCTGGTCCGCGCTTTCGAAATATCGTTGATTCTCTACGCGGAGCACAGTTTCAATGCCTCCACCTTCACCGCCCGCGTGGTGACCTCCACCTGTTCGGACCTGTACAGCGCGGTGACCGCCGCCATCGGTGCGCTCAAGGGTCCGCTGCACGGCGGTGCGAACGAGGCCGTCATGCGCGCCATGCTGGAGATCGGCGAGCCCGGCAACGCGCGAGAGTGGTTGCGCGCCAAGCTCGCCGCGAAACAGAAGGTGATGGGTTTCGGTCACCGCGTCTACAAGCACGGTGACTCCCGCGTCCCGACCATGCGAGCGGCGTTCGCGGAGGTCGCCGAGGTAACCGGCGGTGAACGCTGGCTGCGCCTGTACACCGAACTCGAGCGAGCCATGGCCGAGGCCACCGGCATCGAACCGAATCTCGACTTTCCGGCCGGTCCCACCTACTACCTGATGGGTTTCGACATCGACATGTTCACGCCGATCTTCGTCATGAGCCGCATCGTCGGGTGGACCGCGCACATCGCCGAGCAAACCGCCTCCAACGCTCTGATCCGCCCACTGTCCGAATACACCGGTGTGCCACAGCGTGATCTGCGTTCGGCGGGTGCGCGCGGCTGAAGGCGATCCCGGCAATCCATGTTCAACCAAGCGATTGTTTGGTTGAATCGGAGGCTCAGCCCGAAGGAAAGTGAGTCGCCCCGATGACCAGCCCTGACGACCTCGTCCGCGCCATGTGCCAGGCCTGGTCGGACCCCGACCCTGCCGCGATCGCCGAATACTTCGCCGAAGACGCCGTGTACCACAACATTCCGATGGAGCCCGTGGTGGGCCGGGCCGCGATCACCGAGTTCGTCACCAGCATGCTCGTGCCCTTCACCGGCATCGATTTCGATATCCACCTGCAGGTGAGCAACGGCGCCACCGTCATGAACGAGCGCACCGACACCCTGCGCGGCAGAGACGGCCGCGACACCCCGCTGCCGGTCGTCGGCGTCTTCGAAGTCCACGACGGTCTGATCACAGCGTGGCGCGATTACTTCGACATGGCCGCCATCACCCGCGCCTTCGGCGGCTGACGGTACCGCCCACCGCAACTTTCTGCGGAAATAGCGGAACCGAATCACCGAATCCCGCGTCGAAGGATTACAGCAGGGGACAACAGGGTCCCCGGGTGACCGAGGAGCGCGGCATGGTGTGTTGTCCGGAAAATCCGAAGTCATGGCGGCTGGGAGTCAGCGGGAAAGCGCGGATGCGTCCGGTGGTCCGGGCGGGGGAGGCGTGTGAGAGTTTCACCTCCCGGCGCAGGCAACATCCGAAGCCGAAGCCGGAAACCGATTGCGGGACATGATCAGCGGGCGGCTTCCTCCGGGAGCAGGTGTGCCAGCAGCAGTTTGATGAGCAGAACCGGTGCGAACCAGGCTGCGACGTGCGGCACGGTGAGGAGGCCGGAGGTGATCGCGATGCCGAAGGCGGTGGCGGCGAAGGCGATCGGACGGCGCAGGGGTTGGGCGGAGATGGTCACGATCAGCGCGCCGAGCAGGGCCACCGCGTAGATCGTGGCGGCGGCGAGCCAGGTGAAGCCGGGCAGCGCCAG from Nocardia goodfellowii carries:
- a CDS encoding DUF1737 domain-containing protein, with amino-acid sequence MSADQPLRYRLITGVDDAVFCKRISDLLDEGYRLHGPPAVTFNGTAVIAAQALVWGGFME
- a CDS encoding bifunctional 2-methylcitrate synthase/citrate synthase; translation: MSEIKKGLAGVVVDTTAISKVVPETNSLTYRGYAVQELARHCSFEEVAYLLWYGELPRVAELELLCRRERAWRRVDRSILSLIGKMPDSCHPMDVVRTVVSYLGTEDPEAESAEPRSLSDKALRLTAVLPTVIAADMRRRRGLDPVAPHSQLGFAENFLYMCFGEFPDARLVRAFEISLILYAEHSFNASTFTARVVTSTCSDLYSAVTAAIGALKGPLHGGANEAVMRAMLEIGEPGNAREWLRAKLAAKQKVMGFGHRVYKHGDSRVPTMRAAFAEVAEVTGGERWLRLYTELERAMAEATGIEPNLDFPAGPTYYLMGFDIDMFTPIFVMSRIVGWTAHIAEQTASNALIRPLSEYTGVPQRDLRSAGARG
- a CDS encoding SgcJ/EcaC family oxidoreductase, yielding MTSPDDLVRAMCQAWSDPDPAAIAEYFAEDAVYHNIPMEPVVGRAAITEFVTSMLVPFTGIDFDIHLQVSNGATVMNERTDTLRGRDGRDTPLPVVGVFEVHDGLITAWRDYFDMAAITRAFGG